From one Streptomyces sp. SCSIO 30461 genomic stretch:
- a CDS encoding helix-turn-helix transcriptional regulator translates to MRIGELIRELRKARGWSQGRLASEINDAYGSALSREYVSNWECSKIQPGGFYLRALSAVLDVPLAVLEDDVKRRTFLTDVAGAAVAPVVASDLLSMGFSARLQGGPTTDAWGAKLATYGTQYMSMGAADIQRRVAGELVVIQQQLEQPRLWSVAARLMTLYAKTFPGSDGAKAVHWYRMAAQAADQSGDDDARVWVRGRAAIALGYEGASLGIADVLADQAIAISRKPSLGLLNAIMGKAHAAAIRGDRATALSLAEEGRRVFDHAGSHEQMSDYAVPWWRMNVFLSLLLARLGDEKGAVEAQDQAVRELPETLPRFATHLEMHRGLMIARSGDPRGGVAYARTAMAALPAEKHSLTLRLLMAEIEQT, encoded by the coding sequence ATGAGGATCGGCGAGCTGATCAGAGAACTGCGTAAAGCACGGGGATGGTCGCAGGGACGGTTGGCGTCAGAGATCAACGACGCTTACGGCTCCGCCCTGTCTCGGGAGTACGTCAGTAACTGGGAGTGTTCCAAGATCCAGCCAGGAGGTTTCTACCTCCGCGCCCTCTCCGCCGTGCTGGATGTGCCCCTAGCCGTACTTGAGGACGATGTGAAGCGCAGAACCTTTCTGACCGACGTTGCCGGAGCCGCAGTGGCTCCAGTCGTCGCCTCCGACCTGCTGTCCATGGGCTTCTCCGCCCGCCTCCAAGGCGGCCCGACCACGGACGCTTGGGGAGCAAAGCTCGCCACCTACGGCACTCAGTACATGTCCATGGGCGCAGCAGACATTCAGCGCCGAGTTGCCGGCGAACTGGTCGTCATCCAGCAGCAGCTAGAACAGCCTCGACTCTGGTCCGTCGCGGCCCGCCTGATGACCTTGTACGCCAAGACCTTCCCCGGCTCAGATGGGGCCAAGGCCGTGCACTGGTACCGGATGGCCGCCCAGGCCGCCGACCAATCGGGCGACGACGACGCCCGCGTCTGGGTCCGAGGAAGGGCAGCAATCGCTCTCGGGTACGAAGGTGCATCGCTCGGCATCGCAGACGTTCTCGCCGACCAAGCCATCGCGATCAGCAGAAAGCCGTCTCTTGGCCTGTTGAACGCGATCATGGGGAAGGCGCACGCAGCCGCGATCCGCGGCGACCGCGCCACAGCCTTGTCCCTGGCCGAGGAAGGGCGTCGCGTCTTTGATCACGCAGGCTCACATGAGCAGATGTCGGACTATGCCGTCCCGTGGTGGCGCATGAACGTGTTTCTCTCCCTTCTGCTCGCACGACTCGGAGACGAGAAGGGCGCGGTGGAGGCCCAGGATCAGGCCGTACGAGAGCTGCCCGAGACCCTGCCTCGATTTGCGACGCACCTTGAAATGCATCGGGGCTTGATGATCGCCCGCAGCGGTGACCCACGTGGAGGAGTCGCATACGCCCGAACCGCGATGGCGGCCCTACCTGCGGAGAAGCACTCGCTCACCCTCCGACTCCTGATGGCAGAGATCGAGCAGACGTGA
- a CDS encoding phosphoribosyltransferase gives MTQIRENLTYEKFGGAIRELAQTIADDGYEPDVVLSIARGGVFVAGGLAYALDCKNIHLVNVEFYTGVGTTLEMPVMLAPVPNAIDFSNKKVLIADDVADTGKTLKLVHDFCLEHVAEVRSAVIYEKSHSLVKCEYVWKRTDDWINFPWSVLPPCRKSGTPITPSKDAL, from the coding sequence ATGACGCAGATACGGGAAAACCTGACGTACGAGAAGTTCGGCGGAGCGATTCGCGAGCTGGCGCAGACCATCGCCGATGACGGTTACGAGCCGGATGTCGTGCTGTCGATCGCCCGTGGCGGTGTGTTCGTCGCCGGTGGTCTGGCATACGCGCTGGACTGCAAGAACATCCACCTCGTGAACGTGGAGTTCTACACCGGTGTGGGCACCACGCTTGAGATGCCCGTGATGCTGGCGCCGGTGCCGAACGCGATCGACTTCTCGAACAAGAAGGTCCTGATCGCGGATGACGTCGCCGACACCGGCAAGACGCTGAAGCTGGTGCACGACTTCTGCCTCGAGCACGTGGCCGAGGTGCGCAGCGCTGTGATCTACGAGAAGTCGCACAGCCTCGTGAAGTGCGAGTACGTCTGGAAGCGCACCGACGACTGGATCAACTTCCCCTGGTCTGTGTTGCCTCCATGTCGTAAGTCTGGCACACCGATCACTCCGTCGAAGGACGCCCTGTAA
- the dcd gene encoding dCTP deaminase: MLLSDKDIRAEIDAGRVRIDPFDESMVQPSSIDVRLDRYFRVFENHRYPHIDPAAEQADLTRLVEPEGDEAFILHPGEFVLASTYEVITLPDDLASRLEGKSSLGRLGLVTHSTAGFIDPGFSGHVTLELSNLATLPIKLWPGMKIGQLCMFRLSSPAEHSYGSEKYGSRYQGQRGPTASRSFVNFHRTQV, from the coding sequence GTGCTTCTCTCAGACAAGGATATTCGGGCCGAGATCGACGCCGGTCGGGTACGCATTGACCCGTTCGATGAATCGATGGTTCAGCCTTCGAGTATCGACGTGCGGCTCGACCGCTATTTCCGGGTGTTCGAGAACCACCGCTATCCGCACATCGACCCCGCGGCCGAGCAGGCGGATCTGACGCGGCTGGTCGAGCCGGAGGGCGACGAGGCGTTCATCCTGCATCCCGGTGAGTTCGTGCTGGCGTCGACGTACGAGGTCATCACGCTGCCGGACGATCTGGCGTCCCGGCTGGAAGGCAAGAGCTCGCTCGGGCGGCTCGGTCTGGTCACGCATTCGACAGCGGGCTTCATCGACCCCGGGTTCTCGGGGCATGTGACGCTTGAGCTGTCGAACCTGGCCACGCTGCCCATCAAGCTGTGGCCGGGCATGAAGATCGGCCAGCTGTGCATGTTCCGGCTGAGCTCGCCCGCGGAGCACTCCTACGGTTCCGAGAAGTACGGGTCCCGCTATCAGGGGCAGCGGGGGCCGACGGCCTCCCGGTCGTTTGTGAATTTCCATCGGACACAAGTGTGA